In a single window of the Thunnus thynnus chromosome 9, fThuThy2.1, whole genome shotgun sequence genome:
- the ints6l gene encoding integrator complex subunit 6, protein MWITIIFRKAYKRGFTFKMPILLFLLDTSASMNQRTYLGTTYLDVAKGAVEVFMKLRARDPASRGDRYMLVTFDDPPYGVKAGWKENHATFMCELKNLQASGLTTLGHALRTAFDLLNLNRLVSGIDNYGQGCNPFFLEPSVIITITDGNKLTHSSGVPDELHLPLNSPLAGSELTKEPFRWDQRLFALVLRLPGAATPDNEQLGSVPTDESAITQMCEVTGGRSYCVRTQRMLNQCLESLVQKVQSGVVINFEKTGPDPPLAGDENSVESSRPVSSFSPQPWHSCHKLIYVRPNPKTGVPVGHWPIPESFWPDQNSPTLPPRSAHPTVRFSCVDCEPMVIDKLPFDKYELEPSPLTQYILERKSPHMCWQVFVSSSGKQNDLGQPFGYLKASTTLTCVNLFVMPYNFPVLLPLLDDLFKVHKLKPNLKWRQSFEMYLKTMPPYYLLPLKKALRMMGAPNLIADTMDCGLSYSVISYLKKLSQQAKIESDRLIVSVGKKAPQETGIKVRNHSSSLSLAHRRDFKQLLQGITGEGPLRLVDMNFKEFAGFQIALLNKDLKPQAYRNAYDIPRRNLLDQLTRMRSNLLRTSQKLIRGQDEDYLHSIPVAQMGNYQEYLKMMPSPLREIDPDQPKRLHTFGNPFKQDKKGMMIDEADEFVVGPQNKKRGNSSDSNSSATMKRRRSMSPLLRRPQTPPGNTNHVVVGKSPAGVPGQQNLLKPIPQHKGVDGNNAVVTDSNGDRALGPDSGEIWPMEMDTAAGNPSSVSLEEKARLGATDRVEDVDMTEERLVEDHPDEQPLEEKLNCERLSPQSQLEDAEADPPASETIYIAPLDGSQAELRSRIIKEVRKPGRNYDAILGLLQQVKGPVNVQRYFIQHAIKEASRFKKRVLIQQLELALTELDEKHTTSSQLPNDHGR, encoded by the exons ATGTggataacaattatttttagaaaagcaTACAAACGCggctttacatttaaaatgccTATTTTACTTTTCCTGTTAGACACGTCCGCCTCTATGAATCAGCGCACTTATTTGGGTACGACGTATCTGGACGTTGCTAAAGGCGCGGTTGAGGTCTTTATGAAG CTGCGTGCCCGAGACCCGGCTAGTAGAGGCGACAGGTACATGCTAGTTACATTCGATGATCCACCATACGGAGTGAAG GCAGGCTGGAAGGAGAACCATGCAACCTTCATGTGTGAGCTGAAGAACCTGCAGGCATCTGGGCTGACTACATTGGGCCATGCTCTTCGCACAGCCTTTGACCTGCTTAACCTCAACCGCCTTGTCTCAGGCATCGACAACTACGGACAG GGCTGTAACCCCTTCTTCCTTGAGCCATCTGTGATCATCACTATCACTGATGGgaacaaactcacacacagctCTGGGGTGCCAGATGAG CTGCACCTGCCTCTGAACTCTCCTCTGGCGGGCAGTGAGCTGACCAAAGAGCCCTTCCGCTGGGACCAGCGTCTGTTTGCGTTGGTGCTGAGGCTGCCAGGAGCAGCCACACCAGACAACGAGCAGCTTGGTAGCGTCCCCACTGATGAGTCCGCCATCACCCAAATGTGTGAAGTCACTGGAG GGCGATCATATTGTGTGCGGACACAGAGGATGCTGAACCAGTGTCTGGAGTCTTTGGTCCAAAAGGTTCAAAGTGGTGTCGTCATTAATTTTGAGAAAACTGGGCCAGATCCGCCTCTAGCTGGGGACG AGAACTCTGTGGAGTCAAGTCGTCCTGTTTCATCCTTCAGTCCTCAGCCGTGGCACAGTTGCCACAAACTCATCTACGTGCGGCCGAACCCAAAGACAGGGGTGCCAGTTGGACATTGGCCCATACCAGAGTCCTTCTGGCCAGACCAGAACTCTCCTACTCTG CCGCCTCGTTCTGCTCATCCCACGGTCCGTTTCTCGTGTGTGGACTGTGAGCCCATGGTGATAGACAAGCTTCCTTTTGACAAATATGAACTGGAGCCCTCTCCACTCACTCAGTACATTCTGGAAAGGAAGTCTCCACACATGTGCTGGCAG GTGTTTGTTAGCAGCAGCGGGAAGCAAAATGACCTGGGACAGCCATTTGGCTACCTTAAAGCCAGCACCACTCTCACTTGTGTCAACCTCTTTGTCATGCCTTACAACTTTCCAGTCCTTCTCCCACTCCTCG ATGATTTGTTTAAAGTGCACAAACTAAAACCCAACCTCAAGTGGCGACAGTCCTTTGAGATGTACCTGAAGACCATGCCTCCATACTACCTCTTG CCCTTAAAAAAGGCGTTAAGGATGATGGGTGCACCCAATCTTATTGCCGACACCATGGACTGCGGCCTAAGTTACAGTGTCATCTCCTACCTGAAGAAGCTCAGCCAGCAG GCAAAGATAGAATCAGACCGTTTAATCGTGTCCGTGGGGAAGAAGGCGCCCCAAGAAACAGGCATAAAGGTGAGGAACCACTCCAGCTCACTGTCTCTGGCTCACCGGAGAGACTTTAAGCAGTTACTTCAGGGAATCACCGGGGAGGGGCCACTACGCCTGGTGGACATGAACTTCAAAGAGTTTGCCGGCTTCCAGATCGCCCTGCTCAACAAG GATTTAAAGCCTCAAGCTTATCGAAATGCCTACGACATCCCAAGACGGAACCTTCTGGATCAACTCACACGAATGCGCTCCAATTTACTGCGGACATCACAAAAACTGATCAGAGGGCAAGATGAAG ACTATCTGCACAGTATTCCAGTGGCTCAGATGGGAAACTATCAGgagtatttaaaaatgatgcCGTCCCCACTGAGAGAGATTGACCCTGATCAACCTAAACGCCTGCACACGTTTGGGAATCCCTTCAAGCAGGATAAGAAG GGGATGATGATCGATGAGGCAGATGAGTTTGTAGTGGGCCctcaaaacaagaaaagagGAAATTCCAGTGATTCCAACTCAAGTGCTACGATGAAGAGAAGGCGGAGCATGTCCCCATTGCTGCGGCGGCCGCAGACTCCACCAGGAAACACAAACCATGTGGTGGTTGGAAAGAGTCCGGCAGGGGTTCCGGGGCAGCAGAACCTCCTCAAACCCATCCCGCAACACAAAG GAGTGGATGGCAACAACGCTGTGGTCACTGACAGTAATGGTGACAGGGCTCTTGGGCCTGACTCGGGGGAGATCTGGCCCATGGAGATGGACACTGCAGCAGGGAACCCATCGTCAGTGAGCCTGGAGGAGAAGGCCAGGCTGGGAGCAACGGATCGGGTGGAGGACGTCGACATGACGGAGGAGAGACTTGTGGAGGATCATCCAGATGAGCAGCCGCTGGAAGAGAAACTCAACTGCGAACGGCTGAGTCCGCAGAGCCAGCTAGAGGATGCTGAAGCTGACCCACCTGCGTCTGAGACCATATACATAGCCCCACTAGATGGCAGCCAAGCGGAGCTGCGGTCTAGGATCATCAAGGAGGTCCGCAAACCTGGACGAA ACTATGACGCAATACTCGGACTACTGCAGCAGGTGAAAGGACCGGTTAATGTACAGAGGTACTTCATCCAACATGCCATCAAAGAGGCTTCCAG GTTCAAGAAGCGGGTACTGATCCAGCAGCTGGAGTTAGCCCTCACCGAGTTGGACGAGAAGCACACGACATCTTCACAGCTTCCCAATGATCACGGCAGATAG